Below is a genomic region from Timaviella obliquedivisa GSE-PSE-MK23-08B.
TCGCATCGCGTTAGTAAGTGCCATCATTGAGTCCTTACAGGACACGTCAGTTTCTCAGCTTGACCGCTCTAGCGCTATTCAACGGATGCGAGGCTTACTGAAAACAGATCAACCTGCACCGACGGATGAAGAAGTAGCCGCAATGTTGGAACGACGGGTGGAGAAGTACCTTTAGTGAGAGTTTTAATTGATACCAATATTGTCCTAGATTTCCTGTTGCAGCGAGAGCCATTTTTTCAAGACGCAGAACGGCTGTTTCAAGCGATCGATGCGGGTCAAGTCGTCGGCTACGTAACGGCAACAACACTCACAGATATTTTCTATATTTCTCGCAAACACACTCGCAGCGTTGAGCAGGCACGGCAAGCAGTCTCAGAAACGCTGATTGCTATGGTCATTTGTTCTGTTAACCGAGC
It encodes:
- a CDS encoding PIN domain-containing protein produces the protein MRVLIDTNIVLDFLLQREPFFQDAERLFQAIDAGQVVGYVTATTLTDIFYISRKHTRSVEQARQAVSETLIAMVICSVNRAVLESAFGSGLADFEDAVQIFCAVAQGLDAILTRDMQGFLSSPVPVLSIQEFLQQLETQNNG